Part of the Notamacropus eugenii isolate mMacEug1 chromosome 5, mMacEug1.pri_v2, whole genome shotgun sequence genome is shown below.
aACCATTCCAGCCCCATCCCAGGCTAGCCTTGCTTAGGGCTTCCCTGTCTTCACCATGAAGCTGAAGGTCTTCGGTGTCCACGCCGTGCATGCGTCCAGGACGCCTTAGCCACGTGCCCCTGGCCATGTGGACCCCATCTGTGCACATGTGAACACGAGCAGGCCTGTTTTTATGAGAGGAACAGAAGGAGCCCACAGATGAGTACCAGCACACGCCGCCGCCTCtcacaatatttttaaaggctGCTAAATATAGCCTCCAAGCTCCAAACAAGATACTTTCTCCAGGCAGGTCCATGTGCAGCTCCgagggggagggatggaggcAGAGATAACTTCTCTAGAACCAGGAGGCCCAAAGGAAGCATGCGGGCTGGGCCTACAGATGAGACCCCAGCTTGGGACTCAGCTCAAAACCCATTGCCCAGAAAACTTCATGCCCGCCCTCTGCCCCCCAAAAAGCCTCCGGGCTGTGGATTCGAACTTCCTCTCCCCCACGTGTAGCTAATAAAATGTGAATGCCGGAGGGGGGAGCCCCGGCGAAGCGGGGTAAGTGGGAAGTGGCGGCCCCCGAGCCGCGGGCATCTCCGGCCGGGATGGCAAAGGTGCTTTTTCTCCGTTCCGCGAGTGCTGtctgggggcggggaggggaggaggcCCCGGAATGGGTGCTGGGGATGATGACGGGGTCCGCGGCCGGCCCGGAGGTTTACCGCCGCTCGCCTTCCTGACACCCAAAATGAGCCCCGTGCTGTGGTGGTTCCGAGACCACCAGCAGCGCTCCGGCCCCGCTGCCATGCCCGCTAGCCGGCTGACCTAATgcaggggcctcagtttcctcagctgtgaaatgagaGCTGGACTAAATTACCTCGAAAAACCGGAGGGCTGAGAGAGCGGAACCTCGCAGGCTCAGAACTCCCGCCGCCCCCGGGCATGGGTCTCGCGCCCTCAACCGCGGCCGGGCCGGCCCCGCCCCCAGGCCGCAGGCCCCGCCCCGGGCCCGCCCCTCGGTGACGTCGGCGGGCTCCAGCCTCCGGGCCGCTCGAGTCCGACAGTCGCTCGGTCGGTTGGCTGCGCGAGTGACCGAGCAGGCGGCGGTGGACGCTGTGGTGGGGGGCGGGTCTCGCGACCCCACTGGGAGCGGCGGCGGAGGCCGGCGGCGGCGGCGTGACGGGGCTCGGGAGCGGTTACCGGCTAGGAGAGCGCGCGCCCGCGGCGCCAGCTGCGAGGTCGGGCGGCCACCTGGGTCGCCGGGCCCCGCGCGGGGGGGCCCCGCCCGGGCCGCCGGCTAACgtctgtggggggaggggagcggggCGCCTCTGAGCTCCTCCGCCGCCGGCCCGCCCCCCAGCATGCGCACCTCGTACACCGTGACCCTGCCCGAGGAGCCCCCCGCAGCCCCCTTCCCCGCCTTCGGGAAGGAGCTGCGGCCCCGTGCCCCGCTCCCCCGCTCCCTGCTGCTCTCCACCTTCGTGGGGCTCCTGCTCAACAAAGCCAAGGTAGGCCGGGCCCCCGCCCAGGCTCCGCTCCCTTCCCGTGCCCCCTCCCCCGAGAGGCCCGCCCCTCCTTCCCGGGGAGCCCAGAGCGTGACGCCCCCGGCAGTGCCCGCCCGGCGTCGGGACAGGTGCGAGGGGAGAGTAACCTTGAGGAAGGTGGGGGTGCGGATGGCACTCCCGGACCGCCGGGATCTAGACTCCCTTAGGCCAGAATCCGAGCTCGAAAGACGTTTCCAAAGCGTGTCCCTGGGCTTTGGGGGAAGCCTGGGACCCTGTGAAGGGCAGAGCAgctggaggggtggggagacagGAGGAGAGCGGCCCCCCTTTGCTGTGGCCAAATTCGGCTTTGTGGAATGAAATCCTGCGTCCCCAAAATTTAGAGAACACCTTCAGAATAATGCTGGAACTTGGAGACAGATTGCCctcaccttccctcctccctttaaaGAGTGCGAAAAGGGGCAGGAGCTTGACAGCTCTTATGTAACAGGCGCTGCTGACTCGTCCTGGCAGGGCATAGTTTGCCCAGTGCCAGAGCAACACCAGGTTTCTGGGCTTCAGCCAGGACCCATGGCTGACCCTGTCATTATAGGTGAAGTAGTCATAAAGGTGCTGTCCCAGTGATCCTGGGGGTTAAGTACTAAGTCTCAACTAACTTTCTTGTAACCTCTGATCCCGGAATATCTTCTTTTTTATGGGCCGGTGTTATTCAGGGACAATTTCTTTTAACTTGTCAGCCCCTCCCATGTCTGTCCTGAcctttcctattctttctctgaagggtGAAGGCTGTTAGATACAGGTGTtaaagaggtgggggaggagacCTGACCCTTTGTTCTAGATATTTATTGTCACTGACTCACAGGTTTTTTAATGACCGTTTTTAAGAATTGCCAGAACTTTTCAGAATTCCTATAGTCTTAAGAAAAGGGACAAGAAGTTAGTTGAAATCTCCTACCTCCTCAATCTTAGCCTCTTCCTGTTGGTCCAGAGGTAGGATTGTTTTTGGTAAGAAAGGTCACTCCTAGGACATTTTGTTCCTCCTTAGAATGGAAAGTGCTGACTTTCCCTGGAGCTTCTAATTTCCTATTCAATGACAGACTAACTGAATGCAAAGCAGCATTAGTCTCCTTTAATTCCCACCCTTAGACTCTTAGTATTCAACGGTTCCACTTCCTGCACATAGGTCTTAGTATTTGGCAAGAAGGATGAATTCAGGAAGTTTTATGCAAGCAATTAACCCCCATAAATCTGGGGCGGGGAGGTCCTGATGAGACCTGGAGGGAATCTGGCTAGAGACCCAAGCTGAAACTTGGATACAAGGGGCAAAACCATAAAGAGTAGTAATAGTGAGTGATGACCTAACTTTTTTGACCCTTCTCCCAAGTTACTAACTCCTGATTTAAAACATATTGGGGGAACCTAGGTTGAAAGATGACCCTATATTCTTCCCCTAGGCTGTTACTATAGATGTAATATCATGATATTGGTAGGCACTGATATTGGCACGGTTGGAGGGATGCTCATGGCCCCAGTTTTTTCATGTGTGTAAGTTAAGGAACTTGGCACACTAGGTTAAAGTGTGTAAGGGCTATGGCAGACATGTATTAGATGGTATTTGAGGGCAGAATTTTCAGCATTCAGTTAGGAATCCTCAAAACCAAGAAATGTGTTAGAGTCTCAACAATGCGTTAGATCCTGTTGTACTTCTGCAGGCCCCCttgcatattttttaaataaggtttCTACCCCAAAGTTCACATCAataaatctcttccttttcaaaataCTGCAAGCTGGACTGCCCTAAGCCCTGAATCTTGCTTTCTGTTTTTCAGTTAGGGTCATACAGTGTCAGCCCTGGCAACCTGTTCTTCTCAGGGATGGCACCTTTCATGTGGTGTCAACATTCCTTTCCCTGTGACTATATATTTAAGGGTTCTTTTTGAGTGACACAATCTGACTTAACATGCTGGGAATCAGCTTTGTAACTGAGGAAGATCTTAAAATTTAGATATGAGCTCATCAAAGCAACATTTAAAAGAAGCCCCCGCATCTACCCAGCTCTCCTTTCCCTGACCACTTTTCCTGGGTTAGTGAGCCTCTGACAACTATGTAGGCTGTCAGTGTATAGCAGGAGTAATTTTAGCCGAGCTATTTCAAGCTCCATTTCAAGCTCCTGTTCTGATGAGGGTTGAGCTGGCCCCACACAAACACCAGCCAGTACAGCTCTGGAGCTGATCCTGGACCATCTCCCTAGAAGCAGAGGTAGCAAACACCTTGAAGATACTGTTTTAACACCCCTTTTGACACTTCAGACTTTCTGCCTACTTGGATTAGTAAAGGAGCCTTGACAATGGGCATCCTGACTTCCTTCCTGAGCATCTGTTCTACCTGCATCACCTCTCACCAGCCCCCATTATAGGGATGTGAGTAAGAATAGCACCCTTCAGCCAGACTTTTTTACCTCTGCTTAGCCACCCGAGTGATATCAAATCACCCTAATTTGCCATCACTAGGATTCCCAGCCAGTAGCCTCTCAGGATGTCAGAACCCAAGCCATGGAGCCAGGGAAGGAAGACTCTCCTAGTTCTTAATTCATCAGCCCTTGGGAGTTGAGCGAAGCAGGAAGGAATTCCACCTGTCAATGGCATTTTGGACTGGCAGAGACTTGAGCTTCTCTCAGCTGAGGATCTGAAAACATGGTTTatgatttatttcattaaactTTTCAAGCCCTCTTTGTATGTTGGGCAACCATGGTAAAATTAGGGATCgttcaccttgggcaagtcacttaacttctctgggcttcattttcttcatctataaaatgagggggttggactagatctcagaggtcccttccagctctaaaatcctatgatcctataaatccGAGCCATGAAGAAAACCCCATTTTTTTGACTTGCAGTCTCCCATAGCCAGGAGTAGAGGGAAACCCAAATGTTCTAATCTCTGTTTCCCAGCCTTAATGGCTAGCCCTTGCCTGCTGTAGAGGAGAGAGGTAGTTAAAGATAAGTGAAAaggtgaaaaataattaaataaaatagtttttgacaaaaaagcaaaattctGAGGAacacttttgtttctttgttggaGAGGTGTTCTTTACCCCTCTTTCCCACAAGAAGCACAGACCTGGGAGGTAAAGAGCCtattgaaaataatatttgtggCTTAGGGAAGTCCAAGGCCCCTCTCAGAACGGGGCTGTGGACCTAGCACAAGCCCTGCCTGGATAGCTGACTAGATTTCTGCCTGATGTTTTATGcattacttatttatttgtttgtttattgcaGACCTCCAAAAGCACCCAGGGTCTGGCTGGTCTTCGAAACCTTGGGAACACGGTGAGTACTAACCCGAAACTGCACATGTCTACCTGACCCAGCTGTTCCTCAAGACTCCCCCATCCTGTTCCTGGCAGAGCATCCTAACTAGAACCACCCACCTAGCTTGTAGGCAAGATAACCACCTGCTAAGCCAATTGGTACCTTCCTTTCCTGGTTGGCATTTCCCAGAATTGTGATgtcttgcctcagttcctcagaaAAAAAGTCCTGTTGAAGGGGAACTGCCCTTTTAACTGGCAGTGATAATGCCCTTCCTGATCCTTCCCCTCAAGGGTATCCCTCCATTTTCTACTCCCTTCTTTCCAATCTTGCCCACACCCTGTTGCACACCCCTACAGTAAATAACTCTTTACATCATCCTGTGCTGACATAGGGAATTTACTGCAGGTCAACAATCCTTTCACTTATGAAAAGGGGAACTTGAGGTTGTGGGAGGATTCATATCTGGGGTAAACCAAAGAGTTCTGTATGCTAGGGAAGCTAGAACTCTAGACTAGAGCCACATATCTGTCCTACGGACTGAGCAGAGACTAGGGATAGGTAAGGTAGGCAGCCACCTAGGACATAGCATATTGGTGGGGGGGTTAGGGGAGAATGGGTTTGATCGTTAttcataaatgaatatttttaatgcCTGGATATTCTATTTTCCTGGcatattgatatttttattttttgataaattAAAGCACAAATTCTATGAACAGAGACACTTAGGGTAGGGTGGGAGTGGAGAATGCAGTTCTCAAGCCTTGGTTATAGTGTACAGATACTTATCTCTCTGCTTTGCCCAGTAACGGCTCCTGTCATCTCTTTCAGTGCTTCATGAACTCAATCCTGCAGTGCCTGAGCAACACCCGGGAACTGAGAGATTACTGCCTCCAGAGGCTCTACCTCCGTGACCTCAATAGCAGCAGCCATGCACATACAGCCCTTATGGAGGGTAAGGAGTCTTGGGCAGTATCCTTTTAACCTATGCTATCTGGAAATCCATTTGTCCTTTCCACAACAACTGCTTTGGCTGTTCTGTGTCCCTTTGATCATGTCCTctgccattttccctttttttagcATTTGCCTACTTTGGTTAGGGTCCCAGTTTCAGAGACCTTTAATGGACTGTTCTATGTCCTGGCATTTTCATACACCTTTTCTTCCCAATAGAATTTGCAAAACTGATCCAGACCATATGGACTTCGTCAGCTAATGATGTGGTGAGCCCATCAGAATTCAAGACCCAGATCCAGAGATTTGCACCCCGATTCGTTGGCTATAAGTAAGGCTTCTGCAGAGAGATGTCTCTTCCCAGGGTGGGTGAAGGGGACAGTCGAGAACTTCTGGGGAAATGTGTATGACTTACTTGCCCCCTCCCCTGCCTCTTACTGTTTTCCCTTCTATTTGTTCAGTCAACAGGATGCTCAGGAGTTCCTTCGTTTTCTGTTGGATGGACTGCACAATGAGGTGAACCGGGTCACAGTACGGCCTAAGTCCAACCCTGAAAACCTCGATCACCTTCCGtaagtgagagaaggaaaaaatgggcaaaaaattaaaaatgggtTCTTCTACCTTTTTCCTCACAAAAGCAAAAGACTCCAGGGAAATGACCAAGAGAACCAAAGTAGGATGGATCCTACATTAGATCTGAGTGCCTGTTTGGGTCAGAGCTTCTATTACACTTACTTGTATCTTACAATAATCTGGACCTTAACTCAGTTCTTGTTTAATCCTTCTCTTTCTGGGTACCACAGTGATGAGGAGAAAGGGCGACAAATGTGGAGGAAATATCTGGAACGGGAAGACAGTCGGATTGGGGGTGAGTGCCGAGAATCATCTATGAGGGAGTTCAAGTTGGATTGTCACTTTGCACCTGAGCAATTGGGGAAAGAGGATGTGCATTCCCAAGAACAGTTCCTGAAGATCACTGTCCCGCCCAGGATTTAGTGCTTGATAGCAGTACCATCAGGATACAGAAGAGACATGAGCACATAGCATAAAGTGTGTTACTGCATGTCCTTCTCCTCCTTGCTTATATGTctcacttccttcttttccccagaTCTCTTTGTTGGGCAGCTAAAGAGCTCACTGACATGTACCGAGTGTGGTTATTGCTCTACTGTCTTTGATCCCTTCTGGGACCTCTCCCTACCTATTGCTAAGGTAATTCTGGCAGCTAGCCCACTTCTGAAACTCCcctttccatcctttcctctccatGGCCTCTTACCATAGCTCTGTATTCTCCTAGCGGGGCTATCCTGAGGTGACCCTGATGGACTGCATGAGGCTCTTCACCAAAGAGGATGTGCTTGATGG
Proteins encoded:
- the USP2 gene encoding ubiquitin carboxyl-terminal hydrolase 2 isoform X3 produces the protein MRTSYTVTLPEEPPAAPFPAFGKELRPRAPLPRSLLLSTFVGLLLNKAKTSKSTQGLAGLRNLGNTCFMNSILQCLSNTRELRDYCLQRLYLRDLNSSSHAHTALMEEFAKLIQTIWTSSANDVVSPSEFKTQIQRFAPRFVGYNQQDAQEFLRFLLDGLHNEVNRVTVRPKSNPENLDHLPDEEKGRQMWRKYLEREDSRIGDLFVGQLKSSLTCTECGYCSTVFDPFWDLSLPIAKRGYPEVTLMDCMRLFTKEDVLDGDEKPTCCRCRARKRCIKKFSIQKFPKILVLHLKRFSESRIRTSKLTTFVNFPLRDLDLREFASENTNHAVYNLYAVSNHSGTTMGGHYTAYCRSPVTGEWHTFNDSSVTPMSSSQVRSSDAYLLFYELASPPSRM
- the USP2 gene encoding ubiquitin carboxyl-terminal hydrolase 2 isoform X4, whose product is MTSKSTQGLAGLRNLGNTCFMNSILQCLSNTRELRDYCLQRLYLRDLNSSSHAHTALMEEFAKLIQTIWTSSANDVVSPSEFKTQIQRFAPRFVGYNQQDAQEFLRFLLDGLHNEVNRVTVRPKSNPENLDHLPDEEKGRQMWRKYLEREDSRIGDLFVGQLKSSLTCTECGYCSTVFDPFWDLSLPIAKRGYPEVTLMDCMRLFTKEDVLDGDEKPTCCRCRARKRCIKKFSIQKFPKILVLHLKRFSESRIRTSKLTTFVNFPLRDLDLREFASENTNHAVYNLYAVSNHSGTTMGGHYTAYCRSPVTGEWHTFNDSSVTPMSSSQVRSSDAYLLFYELASPPSRM